Below is a genomic region from Gillisia sp. Hel_I_86.
AAGTTACACTTCACGTAGGATTGGGAACTTTTAGCCCGGTTGAAGTAGAGGATCTTTCCAAGCACAAAATGGACAGTGAAGAAGCTTTTATTGAAGAGAAAGCAACTAAAATTATCAATAAGGCTTTGAGCGAAAAACGCAGAATTTGTGCTGTTGGTACCACCAGTATGCGTGTGTTGGAAAGTGCGGTTTCTTCTAACCATACTTTAAACGAATTTAGTGGCTGGACCAATAAATTTATTTTTCCTCCATATGATTTTAGCATCGCTAATTCTATGATAACTAACTTCCATACACCTAAGTCCACTTTGATGATGATGGTTTCTGCATTTGCAGGACACGATTTCATGAAAAAGGCATATGACGAAGCAATTAAAGAAAAATATAAGTTTTATACTTATGGAGATGCAATGTTGATTATCTAATATTCATTTTCAAAACAATTTAGACCACGAATATGCTCATTTAAAGAGAAGTCTTCGTGGTTTTCTTTTTTCGGCACTATTTTGAATTTGTTTGTTCCTACCGTAAATCCTAATAATCTTCATACTTTTGCAGCGTGAAAGACAAGAAGAAAGATATACGGGCTTTAACCAAGGAACAATTACAAGAATTCTTTGTAGCTCAGGGAGATAAGTCCTTTCGTGGGTCTCAGGTTTACGAGTGGCTTTGGAACAAAAGTGCCCATAGTTTTGAAGATATGACCAATATTTCCAAGGCTACCAGACAGATGATGAAAGAGAATTTTGTGATCAATCATATTCGTGTAGATCAAATGCAAAGAAGTAGTGATGGCACTATTAAAAACGCCGTAAGACTTCATGATGATCTAACTGTAGAATCGGTATTAATTCCAACTTCTAAGAGGACTACTGCTTGTGTATCTTCACAGGTTGGATGTAGCTTGGATTGTAAATTTTGTGCAACTGCTACCCTAAAACGTATGCGTAATTTAAATCCAGATGAAATTTACGATCAGGTGGTGGCAATAGATAACGAAAGCAGGTTGTATTTTGATAGACCCTTGTCCAACATCGTGTTTATGGGCATGGGAGAGCCGCTTATGAATTACAACAACGTAATGAAGGCAGTAGAGAAGATCACTTCCAAAGAAGGCTTGGGGATGTCTTCCAAGCGTATTACCATTTCTACTTCCGGGGTTCCAAAAATGATCAAGAAATTGGCAGATGATGAAACTAAGGTAAAACTTGCGGTTTCGCTTCACTCTGCGATAGATGACATAAGAACCACTATAATGCCTTTTAATGCTACTTTTCCGTTGGTAGATCTTCGGGAAGCGCTGGAATATTGGTTTGAAAAGACCAAAAGCAGGATCACCTATGAGTATATTGTTTGGGAAGGGATCAACGATACCCGTAAAGATGCCGAAGCATTGGTGCAGTTCTGTAAATATGTGCCTTGTAAAGTGAATTTAATAGAATACAATCCGATAGATGATGGGGTTTTTCAGCAAGCTTCTTCAGAGGCAACACATATGTACGAGTCTCTCTTGGAGCGTAATGGAATTACCGTTACTGTAAGAAGGTCCAGGGGAAAAGATATAGATGCGGCATGTGGACAATTGGCAAACAAATCTTCATAAAATTCTAAAAATACCTAAACCATAATCTTTAGCTATATTTGATTCCGTATGAAGGTAATCTCACAAATAAAATTACCGGTAGAAAAAGAAATGGAACTTTTTGAAAAAAAGTTCTTCGAGTCCATGTCTTCAAAAGTGGCACTTTTAAACAGGATCACCCATTATATAGTTAACAGGAAAGGGAAGCAAATGCGCCCCATGTTCGTGTTTTTGGTGGCCAAAATGGTTTCTGAAGGACAGGTGAACGAGCGCACCTATCGTGGAGCTGCGGTGATAGAACTTATCCATACAGCAACCTTGGTTCATGATGATGTAGTGGACGACTCCAATAGAAGACGAGGTTTCTTCAGCATTAATGCACTTTGGAAAAATAAGATCGCCGTTTTGGTGGGAGATTATCTCCTCTCCAAAGGCTTGTTGCTTTCTATAGATAATAATGATTTCGATTTGTTGAAGATCATCTCTATTGCCGTGAAAGAAATGAGTGAAGGGGAGTTGCTTCAAATAGAAAAAGCCAGACGTTTGGATATTACCGAAGCTGTTTATTATGATATTATTCGCCAGAAAACGGCAACTTTAATTGCGGCTTGTTGTGGTTTAGGCGCTGCTTCAGTAAAACCGGAATCTTCAGAAATTGCTAAAATGCGCCGCTTTGGGGAACTTATTGGAATGGCATTTCAAATAAAAGATGACCTGTTCGATTATGGAGAAGAGCAAATAGGAAAACCAACCGGGATTGATATTAAAGAACAAAAAATGACACTCCCATTGATCTACGTGCTTAATAATTCTACTCCAAAAGAAAAAAAATGGATCATTAATTCTATCAAGAACCATAACAAGGATAAAAAGAGCGTGAAAGAAGTGATCGCTCTGGTAAAATCCAATGGCGGATTGGATTATGCCGTTACCAAAATGAAGGAATATCAAAAAGAAGCACTTTCTATCCTGAACGATTATCCGGAATCTACATATAAAGATTCCCTTGTCCTGATGGTGAACTACGTGATAGAGCGGAAAAAATAATGTCTTCAATAAACAATTGTCAATTGTCACATCGAGCGGAGTCGAGATGTCATTATCAAAACAAATAAATTCCTCACCTAAAAAGCCATTTTTCAAACTTTATTCAAAAATAAATAAATACCTAGGCAACCTTTTGTAATTTTCTTGCGTCTATATAAATAGATGGCTTTGGTTTTTCGGGTTCGCCTCGATTTTAAAATTAGTTTTCGAAACAGATGCCTTGTGAGGGAACTTACAAGTAATTGAAATAAGCTTAGTGAAAGTAATACCTCTTTTTAAAAACGAAAAGCAATTAATTGCAAGAGCTGCGAAAAACCATCGCGATGCCCAACAGCATCTCTATGACAAACATTCTGGTAAAATGTTGAGCGTTTGCAGAATGTATATCAAAGATCTTCAGCATGCCGAGGATGCCATGTTAACGGGATTTTTTAAGGTGTTCACACATTTAAAAGATTTTAAACATGAAGGTAGTTTTGAAGGTTGGGTGAGAAAGATCATGATACGAGAGTCAATTTCTTTTCTTCGGAAAAAAAATGAGCTGGAGTTTCAGGAAGAAATGGAATCTGTGAAAAGTGAAGGATTTGATGCTATTCAGGCTGAAATAGATGCAGAGCATATTCAGCAATTAATAGATGAATTACCGGAAGGCTATAAATCGGTTTTTGTGCTCTATGCAGTTGAGGGGTATAAGCACGCAGAAATTGCAGAATTACTTAAAATAACGGTTGGGACTTCAAAATCCCAATTGTTTAAAGCGAAGAAAATGTTACAGGAACAATTAGAGCTAAAAAACACTTCAAGTTATGGAAACTGAAAGATTTGAAGATAAAATAAAACAGCAGTTGCAGGCTCGGGAGATCGCTCCATCTGCGGGAAGTTGGGAGAAACTAAGTGATAAATTAGATTCGACCCAAGAAAAGAAAAGACCAGTTGCATTTTGGATGGGAATTGCTGCAAGTATCATTGGTGGAATTTTGATCTTAAGTTTGGTTTTTAATAACTCAACTCCTTCAGGTTCACCAAAAATGGTGGATA
It encodes:
- the rlmN gene encoding 23S rRNA (adenine(2503)-C(2))-methyltransferase RlmN yields the protein MKDKKKDIRALTKEQLQEFFVAQGDKSFRGSQVYEWLWNKSAHSFEDMTNISKATRQMMKENFVINHIRVDQMQRSSDGTIKNAVRLHDDLTVESVLIPTSKRTTACVSSQVGCSLDCKFCATATLKRMRNLNPDEIYDQVVAIDNESRLYFDRPLSNIVFMGMGEPLMNYNNVMKAVEKITSKEGLGMSSKRITISTSGVPKMIKKLADDETKVKLAVSLHSAIDDIRTTIMPFNATFPLVDLREALEYWFEKTKSRITYEYIVWEGINDTRKDAEALVQFCKYVPCKVNLIEYNPIDDGVFQQASSEATHMYESLLERNGITVTVRRSRGKDIDAACGQLANKSS
- a CDS encoding polyprenyl synthetase family protein encodes the protein MKVISQIKLPVEKEMELFEKKFFESMSSKVALLNRITHYIVNRKGKQMRPMFVFLVAKMVSEGQVNERTYRGAAVIELIHTATLVHDDVVDDSNRRRGFFSINALWKNKIAVLVGDYLLSKGLLLSIDNNDFDLLKIISIAVKEMSEGELLQIEKARRLDITEAVYYDIIRQKTATLIAACCGLGAASVKPESSEIAKMRRFGELIGMAFQIKDDLFDYGEEQIGKPTGIDIKEQKMTLPLIYVLNNSTPKEKKWIINSIKNHNKDKKSVKEVIALVKSNGGLDYAVTKMKEYQKEALSILNDYPESTYKDSLVLMVNYVIERKK
- a CDS encoding RNA polymerase sigma factor produces the protein MKVIPLFKNEKQLIARAAKNHRDAQQHLYDKHSGKMLSVCRMYIKDLQHAEDAMLTGFFKVFTHLKDFKHEGSFEGWVRKIMIRESISFLRKKNELEFQEEMESVKSEGFDAIQAEIDAEHIQQLIDELPEGYKSVFVLYAVEGYKHAEIAELLKITVGTSKSQLFKAKKMLQEQLELKNTSSYGN